The Pseudonocardia broussonetiae DNA segment CGGCCAGCACCAGTGCGACGCCGTGCGCGCGCAGCAGCGCGGTGAACCGGGGGTCGCGGAAGCTCTCGTGGCGGGGCTCGACGGCGTGGCGCAGCGGGCGGTCGGCGTCGGTGGCCAGGTGCGCGCGGCCCTCCAGGCGCTCGTCATGCCCCTCCGCGATCCGGACGGCGTCGGCCGTCGTGCGCGGGAGGAGGTCGAGGAACGCGGCGGTGCGGTCGGGGTCGAACCGCATCCGGGGCGGCAGCTGCCACAGCAGCGGGCCGAGCTTGGGCCCCAGCGCGAGCACGCCCGACGCGAGGAAGTTCGCCACCGGCGTGCCGACGTCGCGCAGCTGCTTGAGGTGGGTGACAAACCGCGGGCCCTTGACGGCGAACAGGAAGTCCTCCGGGGTCTGGGCGGCCCAGGCGCGGTAGCTCTCCGGGCGCTGCAGCGAGTAGAAGGAGCCGTTGATCTCGATGCTGTCGACGCGCCGTGACAGGTGCTCGAGCTCGCGGCGCTGCGGCAGCCCCTCGGGGTAGAACGTGCGGCGCCACGGCGGGTACCGCCACCCCGACGTGCCGACCCGTACCCGCGCCATGGGTGCGCAGCATGCAGGATGGGCGCCGTGGATGCAGTCATCGTCACAGGCGCGGCGGGCGCGCTCGGGCACGCCGTCGTCGCGGAGTTCCGGTCCCGGGGCCGTGAGGTGGTGGCGCTGGACCGCGCCGGGGAGCGCCTCGACGCGCTCGGCGGGCAGGACGGCGTGCACGCCCTCGCCGCCGACCTGTCGTCGCGGGCGGCCGTGCGGGAGGCGTTCGACGCGATCCCCGTCGAGTGCGACGCCCTCGTCGGGCTGGCCGGCGGGTTCACGCCCGGCACGCTCGCCGACGTCGACGAGGAGGTGCTCGACTCGCTGTGGCGCTCCAACTTCGGCTCCGCGCTCTGGACGGCGCAGGCCGCGGCGCCGCTGTTCGCCGCGCGCGGCGGGGGCGCGATCGTCACGGTCGGGTCGAAGACGGCGGTGCAGGGGCCCGCGCCCGTCGCGCACGCCACGAGCAAGGCCGCCGTCGTGCGGCTCACCGAGCTGCTGGCCGAGGAGCTGCGCGGGCAGCGGATCCGGGTCAACGCCGTGCTGCCGTCCGTCATCGACACGCCGGCGAACCGGTCGTGGATGTCGGAGGAGCTCGCCGCGCGGGCCGTCGCCCCGGCCGCGATCGCGAAGGTCATCGCGTTCCTCTGCGGCCCCGACGCCGCACCCATCAGCGGCGCGCTGGTCCCGGTGTACGGGGATGCCTGACCTCCAGGCGGCCGTCGACGCGGTGCTCGACTGGCCCGTCGACCACGCCGCGGCCGCCGTCGTCGGCGACTCGGTGCTCGCGAGCGCGGGCGAGCCGGACCGGGAGTTCCGCCTCGCGTCGGTGACGAAGCTGCTCACCGCCTACGCCGTGCTGGTCGCGGTGGAGGAGGGCGCCGTGGAGTGGGACGCGCCCGCGGGGCCCGAGGGCTCGACGGTCCGCCACCTCGCCGCGCACACGTCGGGGCTGTCGTTCTCCGACGGCGTCGTCCAGGCCGCGCCGGGCACGCGCCGGATCTACTCCAACGTCGGGTTCGACGTGCTCGGCGAGACCGTCGCGGCGGCGTCGGGGATGCCGTTCGCGCAGTACCTGCACCTCGCGGTGTGCGAGCCGCTGGGCATGGCGTCGACGCGCCTCGAGGGCTCCCCCGCCGCCGACGGCGTCTCCACCGTCGCCGACCTGGCCCGCTTCGCCGCCGAGCTCCGGGCCCCGCGGCTGACCCACACCCTGGCCGAGGCCACGACCGTCGCCTTCCCGGGCGTCGACGGCATCCTGCCGGGCTACGGGCGGCAGAAGCCGAACGACTGGGGCCTCGGGTTCGAGATCCGCGACGGCAAGTCGCCGCACTGGACCGGCGCCGGCAGCTCGCCCCGCACGTTCGGGCACTTCGGGCAGGCCGGCACGTTCCTGTGGGTCGACCCGGACGCGGGCGTGGCGTGCGTCGCGCTCACCGACCGCGACTTCGGGCCGTGGTCGGTGGAGGCGTGGCCGCCGTTCACCGACGGGGTGCTCGCCGCGCTGTGATCGGGCTGGAGGCCTGCACCGCCGACGACCTCGACGACTTCCTGGTGCTCGCCCTCGACCCGCGGGTGACCGCGCGCGTCGGCGACGGGGCGCCGTGGGACCGGGAGCGGGCGGTGGACCGCTTCCGGCGCGGGTTGGCGTGCTGCGAGCGCGGCGAGGGCCTGTGGTTCCTGGCGCGGGACAGGGACGAGGTGATCGGTCTGGTCCTCGGCGAGCTCGACCACCTCGCCGAGGTCGAGATCGGCATCTGGCTCGCGCCCGAGCACTGGGGGCGGGGCCACGGCCGGGCGCTGCTCGGCACGCTGCTGCCGGTGGTGCACCTGCGCTTCCCCGGCGTCGCGCCGACGGCGTACGCGAACGTCGACCACGGTGCGTCGGCGGCGATGCTGCGCGCGGCCGGGTTCGTCGCCGACGGGACCCTGACCGGCCGTTACGGCACCGAGGTGACCCGCTTCGTCCTGCGCTGACCGGCCGGGAATGCCCGGGCGGGGGGCGCTGTTGAACCGGCAGTCCGAGCCGGGCGATCCGTGTCCCCGGGTCTCACTCACCGCCACCCCACGGGGTGCGCCACGCGCCGAGAGGCGACCGGCGTCCGGCCCGGACACCCGCTCCT contains these protein-coding regions:
- a CDS encoding DUF72 domain-containing protein, giving the protein MARVRVGTSGWRYPPWRRTFYPEGLPQRRELEHLSRRVDSIEINGSFYSLQRPESYRAWAAQTPEDFLFAVKGPRFVTHLKQLRDVGTPVANFLASGVLALGPKLGPLLWQLPPRMRFDPDRTAAFLDLLPRTTADAVRIAEGHDERLEGRAHLATDADRPLRHAVEPRHESFRDPRFTALLRAHGVALVLADSAGTWPVFDELTTDFAYVRLHGQDELYASGYTPDALDAWAARVRAWRDDGLDVVVYFDNDAKVHAPYDAIALAERLA
- a CDS encoding SDR family NAD(P)-dependent oxidoreductase; this translates as MDAVIVTGAAGALGHAVVAEFRSRGREVVALDRAGERLDALGGQDGVHALAADLSSRAAVREAFDAIPVECDALVGLAGGFTPGTLADVDEEVLDSLWRSNFGSALWTAQAAAPLFAARGGGAIVTVGSKTAVQGPAPVAHATSKAAVVRLTELLAEELRGQRIRVNAVLPSVIDTPANRSWMSEELAARAVAPAAIAKVIAFLCGPDAAPISGALVPVYGDA
- a CDS encoding serine hydrolase domain-containing protein translates to MPDLQAAVDAVLDWPVDHAAAAVVGDSVLASAGEPDREFRLASVTKLLTAYAVLVAVEEGAVEWDAPAGPEGSTVRHLAAHTSGLSFSDGVVQAAPGTRRIYSNVGFDVLGETVAAASGMPFAQYLHLAVCEPLGMASTRLEGSPAADGVSTVADLARFAAELRAPRLTHTLAEATTVAFPGVDGILPGYGRQKPNDWGLGFEIRDGKSPHWTGAGSSPRTFGHFGQAGTFLWVDPDAGVACVALTDRDFGPWSVEAWPPFTDGVLAAL
- a CDS encoding GNAT family N-acetyltransferase, producing MIGLEACTADDLDDFLVLALDPRVTARVGDGAPWDRERAVDRFRRGLACCERGEGLWFLARDRDEVIGLVLGELDHLAEVEIGIWLAPEHWGRGHGRALLGTLLPVVHLRFPGVAPTAYANVDHGASAAMLRAAGFVADGTLTGRYGTEVTRFVLR